Part of the Gigantopelta aegis isolate Gae_Host chromosome 15, Gae_host_genome, whole genome shotgun sequence genome is shown below.
tctagcggcgtcgttaaataaaacaaactttttactctctctctctctctctctctctctctctctctctctctctctctctctctctctctctctctctctctctctctctctctctctctctctctgtgtgtgtgtgtgtgtgtgtgtgtgtgtgtctgtctctctcacccGATCTCGATCTCTctcaccctcttctctctcactttcatctctctcactctcaatctctctcactctcactctcaatCTCTCTCACTCCCTACCTCCCAGTATCAAAATAAGTACTTAAAACTTAGCctggtttaaaatgtgttcagatGACGTTAAACCGTACTCCTTCCACGTTCCTTTCCTTTGACAGAACATTGTAAATTTCACTTCATAAATTACTGCTATTAAACCATACTAGAAGACCcagtttcaatatttattatactCGTGTATGCTTTAGTACGAGTTATAAATATCGCCATTAATGTCTCCGGCACTTCTTCATTAGAGGAGGGTTACTTGTCATAAAGTCATAAACACAGTTAATAACACATGTACAGGTGTGTTTCTATTCCGCAGCTGTCACCTGTATGAATTAACGTTATAGATACCCTGACCTGTCCCGCGTTCAGTTGACATGAACGCTATGCGAAATTTTAGAAACCCACACAGTCGTGTTCTGGAGTTCGAGCGCTCGCCGTACTTTGTTAATCGATTTTTCTAGCCTAACTTTAAACAGGCTTCATTTATACGTAACCTATTTTACGTTTGTGTATTAAATTtaagaaatgatttacaaaGTCGTAACGAGTTAGGTTATCggaatatttttcatttctcaTAGGTCTGCTTTAAatgtagataaaaaaaatttcatcgAAATGTAACAAGcactttaaaatttgtttagtaGAAAGCTACATTTTTAGGCGAACATAACATCTATAACTTTCGATAACTGCATACTGTGAGACTTTCAATTTTCCCGTGGCAAggcgtagaccagtggtaaagcgctcgcttgatgcgcggtcggtttgggatcgatccttgtcagtaggctcattgggctatatctcgctccagctagtgcaccacgactggtactccaaagaccgtggtatatgctatcctgtctatgggatggtgcatataaaagatcccttgctgctaatcgaaaatagtagcccatggagtggccacagcgggtttcctccctcaatatctgtgtgggccttagccatatgtccgacgccatataaccgtaaataatatgtgttgagtgcgtcgttaaatacaaacatttccttccttccttcaatttTCCCAGAATAATTGTACAGCACAATACCAAAATTGTGATAACTCTTCAACCTTATACATTAGATCAATGTTTGTATTGTATCCATCCATGTTTTATAGAAGTGTACTGGATCTGTTGGAGCGACATGTATTTCACTCACAGTTTAATGTGATAGGATACAATACGATAAAAACCAGCGTGTATTCCTGGACACATCActggttgtgttttgttttgttttgtttgtttgtgtgtgtgtggggggtggggtggggggtggggggtgggggttgtttttgttttgttttgttttgttttgttttgttttgttttgttttgttgtgttttgttttgttttgttttattgttttgtgttgtgttgtgtttttgttgttttgttttttgttttgttttgttttggtttggttttgttctgtttggttctggttgttttttggttgatgttttgttattgggttgttgtttttttgtttattttttgttttgttttgttggggggggggggggggtttgggggaggttggtttattttggtttgttttgttgcgtttttgctttgttttgttctgttctgttttggtctgttctgttctgttctgttctgttctgttctgttctgttctgttctgttctgttctgttctgttctgttttgttttgttttgtatcgtctgatttgttttggtttggtttgtttggttttggtctggtttgggttgggttttttggttaattttttttcttcttcttctttttctatcTGGTGTAGTTTTGGTTttcgttggggttttttgttgtgtatgttcgattttttaattattatttatggcTTTGTTTGCTTTCAACGTTATACGGCTATGATAGAACAGGAAGCTATCAAGTTGTTAGCGAGCGTTCGTGAAAACCCCAAGGACTGAACGTAATCCCATCAGCTATAGTCGGataaacgttcgctagactggctTATGGACTCCAAGTTAAACAGAACAGAAGCCAATCAAATACAAGTAGTTCGCGAACGTCAGCTATGCTCACTGGCGCTGAACGCAGGTCGAGCTTTTGCGCTTAGCGTTACTTTTATCTTCTCATTTGGTTTAACAATTTCCGGAAATCTATCCGCGGAACTAGTCTGCCGTTTGACGGTGACTATTTCATAGCAGACAGGTCTAGAGAGGTGAATATTACTGAAGTTGACAAGGGAGAGCATGCGGTATGCGAACATGCTTAAGTTGACAAGGGAGAGCATGCGGTATGCGAATATATTTAAGTTGACAAGGGAGAGCATGCGGTATGCGAACATGTTTAAGTTGACAAGGGAGAGCATGCGGTATGCGAACATGTTTAAGTTGACAAGGGAGAGCATGCGGTATGTGACAAGGGAGAGCATGCGGTATGCGAACATGTTTAAGTTGACAAGGGAGAACATGCGGTATGCGAACATGTTTAAGTTGACAAAGGAGAGCATGCGGTATGCGAACATATTTAAGTTGACAAGGGAGAGCATGCGGTATGCGAACATATTTAAGTTGACAAAGGAGAGCATGCGGTATGCGAACATATTTAAGTTGACAAGGGAGAGCATGCGGTATGCGAACATATTTAAGTTGACAAGGGAGAGCATGCGGTATGCGAACATATTTAAGTTGACAAGGGAAAGCATGCGGTATGCGAACatgtttaccactgggatacgtcccgccctctaCCTGTGgacaagtgcatataaaagatcatttgctgctaacagaaataggcgtgcactacaacagcttgctctgaatgtgcacgtaaagccctatgacctgacctaatggaaataggcgtgcactacaacagcttgctctgaatgtgcacgtaaagccctatgacctgacctaatggaaataggcgtgcgctacaacggctggctctgaatgtgcacgtaaagccctatgacctgacctaatggaaataggcgtgcactacaacagcttgctctgaatgtgcacgtaaagccctatgacctgacctaatggaaataggcgtgcactacaacagcttgctctgaatgtgcacgtaaagccctatgacctgacctaatggaaattgttgctggtttcctctaagacttcgtgtcaataattaccaaatgttcaacATTTAATAGCCTATGATAATagatcaatatgctctagaggtgtcgttaatcaaaataattttaactgaTGCTATATAGAAATAAACGGAGTGTGCAGTCGTGGTCTATAACCATATAAAAGAGAATTGGAACTAGCTAAGTTGTTAGCGACCTCCCGCGAAaaaagggggcgagacgtagcccagtggtaaagcgttcgcttgatgcgcggtcgatctgggatcgatccccgtcggtgggtccattgggctatgtctcgctccagccagtacaccacgactggtacatcaaaggccgtgatatgtgctatcctctttgtggaatggtgcatataaaagatcccttgctactaatcaaaaagagtagtccatgaagtggcgacagcgggtttcctctctcaatatctctgtcctccttaaccatatgtctgacgccatataaccgtaaaaataaaatgtgctgagtgcatcgttaaataaaacatgtccttccttttcCCTTCCttcttacggtcagagtactccGGCTAGCACTAAAGATGACCTTGGtgctaagaaaaaaagtaaagtgtgttttatttaacgacgccactagagcacattgatttttttatcttatcatcggctattggacgtcaaacatatggtcattctgacactgttttttagaggaaacccgctgtcgccacataggctactcttttacgacaggcagcaagggatcttttatttgcgcttcccacaggcaggatagcacaaaccatggaatttgttgaaccagttatggatcactggtcggtgcacgtggtttacacctacccattgagcactcactcagggtttggagtcggtatctggattaaaaatcccattcctcgactgggatccgaacccagtacctaccagtctgtagaccgatggcctaaccacgacgccaccgaggccggttttggtgctaagattgcttcgtggaacagaGCCCTGGTTGTGTTCAATGACGCCAAACTGAATGCAATCATACTCTCAAACCTGTTCagaggttaaagttaaagtttattttgtttaatgacaccattagagcatattgatttttaatcaattattaataagattattaatcatcaaaagAGGAaatccgatacatttttccattagtagcaagggatattttatatgcaccatcccacagacaggataccacatactacggcctttttatataacagtcgtggtgcactgccaggaacgagaaataacccaaaagaCCTACCGAGGAGGATCGATGCTAGACCGATCACGTATCAAACGAGCGCCttatcactgggttacgtcccgccccaggtACACAGTGAGCGCTAGTCAAGTTGTTATCGAGCGCTTGCGGAAAAACATAC
Proteins encoded:
- the LOC121389837 gene encoding uncharacterized protein LOC121389837, translated to MFAYRMLSLVNLNMFAYRMLSLVNLNMFAYRMLSFVNLNMFAYRMLSLVNLNMFAYRMLSFVNLNMFAYRMFSLVNLNMFAYRMLSLVTYRMLSLVNLNMFAYRMLSLVNLNMFAYRMLSLVNLNIFAYRMLSLVNLSMFAYRMLSLVNFSNIHLSRPVCYEIVTVKRQTSSADRFPEIVKPNEKIKVTLSAKARPAFSASEHS